The Candidatus Binatia bacterium nucleotide sequence AACCCTTCCTTCGTGCGGGAAGCCGCCGAGCGGTTCGGAAGCCAGTGCACCGTCGTCGCGATCGACGCGAAGCGCTCGGCGCCCGGGCGGTGGGAGGTCTACATCCACGGGGGCCGGACGCCGACCGGCATCGACGCGGTGGACTGGGCGTGCCGGATGGCGGAAGCCGGGGCGGGCGAGATCCTGCTCACGAGCATGGACCGTGACGGGACGAAACTCGGCTACGACCTCGAACTCACGCGGGCCGTGAGCCGTGCGGTGGACGTGCCGGTCATCGCGTCGGGAGGAGCGGGCACGCTCGAACACATCTACGAGGGCATCGCGGTCGGCGGTGCGCACGCCGTTCTCGCGGCCTCGATCTTCCACTACCGGGAGTACACGATCCGCGAGTGCAAGGAGTACCTGGCGGCGCGCGGCATT carries:
- the hisF gene encoding imidazole glycerol phosphate synthase subunit HisF, translated to MLARRIIPCLDVKDGRVVKGVNFVGLRDAGDPVEIAQRYDEEEADELTFLDITASYERRKILLDVVARTAETVFMPLTVGGGVREIEDVRALLRAGADKVAINTAAVENPSFVREAAERFGSQCTVVAIDAKRSAPGRWEVYIHGGRTPTGIDAVDWACRMAEAGAGEILLTSMDRDGTKLGYDLELTRAVSRAVDVPVIASGGAGTLEHIYEGIAVGGAHAVLAASIFHYREYTIRECKEYLAARGIPVRLA